The genomic segment GAACTGGGAGGGTTCACAAAGGAGGATGTTATGAAGGAGATGGCCACGGTCAAGGGGGACTGGGGTATTAAAACATTTGGGGAAGAGGTGGTTTGGTAGAAGAAAGTAGCAGGGTTGGGCTTTTAAAGCTGAATAAAGTCATGAGCTGCAtagggtttttctaggctgtaatgtttacagaagtagatcgacAGGCCTTTCCTCCGCAGTGCAGATGAGTGGGTACGAACCACCAgtcttgcagttagcagccaagcccagaCTATTTGTTCCACCCAAGGACTTAAAGTCATCAGATCACTCCTATACATTGGGGCAGCACACTCAGCACTGCCGAAGGCAAGAAATGCCAGTACAGACCTGTTATGCCTTACAGTTAAAGGAGCCCTTTCTAGAAAGCCTTTTGGGTGGCCTGTGTTGGGACAGCAAGGGGCACATGAGCTGGTCTGAGTCACCAGAAAGCAGGGAAGGCTCTATGAGCTCTGGCCTGGAAACTAGGATGTATGAACCCAAGAATGGAGTTATAGCACAGTTAAATTTTATAGACCCACTCACTCACTGTTAAACTGCTAGGTCTCCTGTTGAGCCTCAGTTCAAATCTCTGCAAAACTCCTAGCCTTCCATCTTTTCCCAACTATGCTCTCAACtctcccatgtgtgttggagtagaactgtgctccatagcgttttttttatggctgattttttggaagtagcttgccagaTCTTGAGGCACCttagaacttccaacctttcggttagcagcccagtgcgttaattgtttgtgccacccaggaactcctaacaCAAACATTACCAACAATTAATGTGAGGACACTCCCGTTGCTCAGCTCCCAGGCAGGCATCATACAGAGAgcagcaaaccaaacccatagccgctgagtcgattccgactcaaggtgatcctataggacagagcagaactgccccatagagtttccaaggagctcctggtggattcaaactgccgaccttttggttagcaactgtttCCAGAGAGCAGCAATGTCAGCTAATTCTTGGAGAAAATACTTCAGACCCAGATGGGGATAAAACATTCACTCTCTCATCCTCAAGTTGCCCCATCTGGGCACCTTTGCAATGTTTCAACCCCAGTGCCATGGCCCATCAGAAAgagcaattgaaaaaaaaagtggaggaaaATCAGCCAGGGAAGGAGAGTTTTTGAAACTTAAAGAGCATGTCTAAAGAAAGGTTTGTTCATTATTGACCACTATGAAAGGCTCAGGGcaatggttttcaaacttttttcctAGCTATAAAATCTTTTCTTCAAACAAAACACAATATATAATGCAGATTTAAATAAGCTTCATGTTTGGCTCAAGTAAGGACGAAGGACACTCCTTGCCTCCCTGTTTCTCCTCTCAGGTGACAGACACTTCCTTGGAACCCTCAGGTTCCTGAGAgcacagtttgaaaaccactcgCCTAATGTAACAGAGGACAGGGGTCAGCTGAGAGCAGTTGAGAGAGGCCTAGCAGCCTTCCAACTTTCTGTCTTGGAATAACAAGTGAAGACTTCCCTCTGTAGCTGCCCAAACCTTGGACCTATGGCTCTGTAGTCCCATGACAAAAACCATCTGCATCCAATCCAGTCCCTTTGCGGTCTCAGTTCTCACCTGCTTTGGCAAAGTCTTCCCGGTTATAACTGAAGTCCTTGAGGAAGGTGATACTCTCACTCCCAGGGTTGTACCTCCGAGATGTCTCCAGAAGCATCACCTGgacataagtaaaaaaaaaaagtagcagatCTCAAACAAGGACCGGGAGGGCTGGTCTTGGCATACAACCCTCTCGAGGGAAGGGTGGTCTCCCTCACTCATACTTCCCAGTGGACTTGGTTCCCCCAGTGGGATGTCTGGAGGCCCCTCCCACAGATAATCCCGCTCTGGTTTTCCTTTCACTCCCTCGGCCTCTTCCAGCCACCTCAATGGCAGAGGTCTTCAGCAGGGCAATCTGGTCCTCCCGGCTGAGCTGTAGGAAGCCAGGCAGCTGCTTGGCAAAGTCAACAATTTCCTGCACAGAGACGATGGCCAGCTCAGTGAAGTGGGCAAAGCGCTGCTGACGGGCCTCCCGGCTCTGGGGATCTGGTGCCATGGGCCAAGGCTGCCCACGAGGgcaaggagggaagaggaaaaccACTTTGAGTTGGACTTCAAGAAGCCACCTGGTACAGAGCCACCTCTCCCCGGGTCCCTCAGCTACCGTGACTCGAAGCCGATCAGAGAAGGAACGTCTATTGCACTGCTGCTGGGCAGCAACCAGCTTCTCAATCATGCCCAGTTGTTCAGGGCTGAGCTGGGGCAGGACCTGGGTAGGTGAGGAAGCCCTAGGTGACACGGATGTGGTCTGAGCCTGCTCCTCCTCTTGccgcttcagtttcttcaggcgGATCTGTTCTTCTGATAGGACACCTAGCGACGGGATCGTATTTGAGGAAGAGAGAAGAGGGGAAGGCGGGAAGCAAGGGTGGGGCAGAGAGGGTGGTTTGAGGCTCCAGAAAAGCACAGGGCTTTCGGGAAAGTCAAGGAAGAGATGTGAATCTATTCTTAGGGACCCAACAGACTAGGAAGCCCCTGTGGGCTCAGGGACCTGTCTAGCCCCAACCCTGCCACCCGCATGTCCCCTCTTTCCCATCAGCCTCTCCCCTTCTTTCCGTCTCCAGATACTCACACTCCTCTCGCATGCCAGCCTGACGGCATTTGCGAAGCCGACACTCCTGGCACTTGCGACGCATATAGGTGTCCATGGGGCAGTGGCCACCGCTGTGACAGACGTAGCGCGCCCCCTTGATGACACTGCGACGGAAGAATCCCTTGCAGCCCTCACAGCTCAGCACATTGTAGTGGAAGCCCGAGGCCTTGTCCCCACACACACTGCATAGCTcgttgcccagcattttgggaGCTGGTCCCTTTTTCCGTTTTGGTGGACGGAGCTCTGGATATAGAGAAGAGCCTTAATGTGTTTTTCTCAAGGTAAAAGCTTGGTGTCCACTTGGCCACAGCCCTGGGCACTCAGTGACCTTCATTCCCTTCACTATATGCCTTCTAGTCTCTCTATTATaaaaattgttgctgttattagttgctgtcaagtcaattcccactcatggcgacctcaagtgtgcaaaatagaactgctccgtaggattttcaaggctgtgaccttttggaagcagattgccaggcctgtcttccaaagcacctttgagtgggttctaaccactagCTTTTGGCAATAGaacgcttaaccgtttgcaccacccagggactccttataaaAACAGTAGCTCTCATTTACCAACTGCCATTGTGTCCTAGGTACTGCAATTGTGTCCTTTTATATGCACTGATCATAAGAGAcacgcaaaaaccaaacccattgccactgagtcgattccaactcatagcgaccctgtaggacagagtagagctgccccatagggtttccaaggagcagctggtagattcaaactgctgactttttggctagcagccatagctcttaatcggtgtgccaccagggctcctataaagaaacaggtactattattatttccattttaaaaataagtaaatagggTCAAAAGGCTAAGTCATTGCCTAATGAGATTGTAGAAACAAAATTCACATTGAAATTACTGAGGTCTAGTTGACTTCAAGCCTTTGGACTTAAGCATCACATTATAGAGTAAGGAGCCCCAAGGTACCCCTCCCAGATCCAGGAGCCCCTATCTCCTCCTCACCTGTGGACTCTGGAGAGGGCTTTGCCCTGGGGAGCCGGGCTGCGGGTTCTGctgcttccagccccactccTGAAGTACCCCGGGTGGGTTGGGGTGTTCTGGTTTCCTCCCTGAGGAtgcagttgctgcctcccagcaTCTGGCTGCTTGCATCTTGCACATCCGACTCCCAGAGCTCCACCACAGAGTCTGAGCCCCAAAAGACAGGCATGAGGGGGTCTTAGGCCCAGCCCGGGTCCACCTCCCCTGAGTCCTacctgagaaatgccaaacttGTCTCTCCCCTTAGAGGTCAGCAGAGCCCCAGCTCAGGCTTTGGGACCCCAGAGGTTGTATGGACCCTAGGACTAGTCATCTGTAGTCCCTTGTACCTCAACACTTTAAATAAAGGTTGTTAGTAACCTTTGTCCCCTTGGGGGGCTAAAGTGCGTTCATTTTAGAGATCAAATAGGACTCTTCAAAGCTAGAGCTGGGTAAGGACTAGACATGCCAACTCTCCCCAGCAGCAAGCCCAGATTGGGGAGGACTGGGAAGATGCCCTCAAGGCCAAGCATCAGAACCAGGGTAGAGGTGGCCTGGGCAGGCTGGTTCCTGAAGGTGGAGAGGGGGCCTGGACTCAGGGGAGAGGACTGGAGTGAAGCAGCTTACCAGGAGAAACATCAGGCACTGGGGACTCCAGCCACAAGGACATCTCTTCCTGGAGCCCTGGGCATTACCAAAGGGCTGTCCTGCAGGAATGACCCAGGTTACATCTTCCAGAGCTGGGCTCCATTCTAGCCTCAGCCCGCTTCTCCTCCTACCCAGTCTTTCATCAGTATTAACAATATCAGCTAGCATTTACTTGCCATTTATTAGCCTTGTGCCTCACAATATCCCTGACCCCACAATAGTCAGGACTATTCTTaagtttattttacagatgaggaaactgaggttcaaagagaTTAATAGCCTGTGGTTACACAGTCAGGCAGTGGTAGAACCAAGGCTCCAGCCCCAGCCTCGAAGCCTGGACTCTCGGCCACCATGACCCCCTTTCTCCCCCAGAACCCCCTCTAGCTCATCAGGAAGCCAGTGGGCGCATCTGCCTTTCTGTCTCAGAAGGGCATGTCGCTGAGTTGCAGAGCCCCTTCCCCCTCACTCAAGCATGGGGGGCAGACTGGGGCAGCCACAGTTGGGCAGGACCAGGAGATAGGGTGGAGGCTCACTACCCCCAGTGAAGTACCTACCTGCCTTCTAGAGAACCTCACCACTTCCCAAGGTCCCAGCACAATCCTCTtgcctccaagaaaaaaaaaaaaattttttttttaaatgctgtccaatagattcctactcatagcaaccatagagggtttccaaggctgtttttacagaagctgactgccacatctttctcccacagcagccggtggcttcaaaccaccgacctttcagttagcagctgagcgctttaacgactgggccagcagggctcctctttGCCTCCAAGAGTCTCCCTATTTCCCACATAGGAACT from the Loxodonta africana isolate mLoxAfr1 chromosome 7, mLoxAfr1.hap2, whole genome shotgun sequence genome contains:
- the NR1H3 gene encoding oxysterols receptor LXR-alpha isoform X1, which translates into the protein MSLWLESPVPDVSPDSVVELWESDVQDASSQMLGGSNCILREETRTPQPTRGTSGVGLEAAEPAARLPRAKPSPESTELRPPKRKKGPAPKMLGNELCSVCGDKASGFHYNVLSCEGCKGFFRRSVIKGARYVCHSGGHCPMDTYMRRKCQECRLRKCRQAGMREECVLSEEQIRLKKLKRQEEEQAQTTSVSPRASSPTQVLPQLSPEQLGMIEKLVAAQQQCNRRSFSDRLRVTPWPMAPDPQSREARQQRFAHFTELAIVSVQEIVDFAKQLPGFLQLSREDQIALLKTSAIEVMLLETSRRYNPGSESITFLKDFSYNREDFAKAGLQVEFINPIFEFSRAMNELQLNDAEFALLIAISIFSADRPNVQDQLQVERLQHTYVEALHAYVSIHHPHDRLMFPRMLMKLVSLRTLSSVHSEQVFALRLQDKKLPPLLSEIWDVHE
- the NR1H3 gene encoding oxysterols receptor LXR-alpha isoform X2, whose protein sequence is MSLWLESPVPDVSPDSVVELWESDVQDASSQMLGGSNCILREETRTPQPTRGTSGVGLEAAEPAARLPRAKPSPESTELRPPKRKKGPAPKMLGNELCSVCGDKASGFHYNVLSCEGCKGFFRRSVIKGARYVCHSGGHCPMDTYMRRKCQECRLRKCRQAGMREECVLSEEQIRLKKLKRQEEEQAQTTSVSPRASSPTQVLPQLSPEQLGMIEKLVAAQQQCNRRSFSDRLRVTPWPMAPDPQSREARQQRFAHFTELAIVSVQEIVDFAKQLPGFLQLSREDQIALLKTSAIEVMLLETSRRYNPGSESITFLKDFSYNREDFAKAGLQVEFINPIFEFSRAMNELQLNDAEFALLIAISIFSAGPTNVSTDANETGEPPDTEQRPLRASVCTAPAGQKASPAAL